Genomic window (Syngnathus scovelli strain Florida chromosome 14, RoL_Ssco_1.2, whole genome shotgun sequence):
GGCATGACTGGGCTCCACCGGCAAACAAACAGGGCGACGCCAAGCCCTGCTTAAACAAGACCATCGGAATCAGTCGGTCTATAATAGAACATCTCCTGCTGTTTTGATTGAACACGTGTAGATTTTGGTCAGGGGTAAACGTTACATGGAAATGAATCATTTTTAAATATGAGGTGTTTCCCCATTGAAAATATTATAGTGCCACGATGATACAAAGCATACGCCGAATGAGTGTCACTTACCTGGCCCACGTCCACCTCATGAGTGTATTTGCGAGCCGTGGCGCCATTTGTAGTGAAAATGGCGGTACCGTTGCCGTAGggattgccattgaccaaatggATGGCGTCATCAAGAGTGTCGGCCTCGAGGACAACCAGCACGGGTCCGAAAATCTCCTCGGTGTAGCACTTCATCTGAGGCTGTGGAAGCAACACGTGACTTATCAGGCGGAACAATTAAACGCTAATTAAATGCTAAAATACATACCGTGACTTCGCCAATGATGGTCGGACCTACAAAGTTTCCGTTCTCGTACCCCGTTACTTTAACCTGTCGCCCGTCCAGGAGCACCTTGGCGCCCTGGTCCTCAGCACTTTGGATCAGACTGCATACTCTCTGCTTGGCCTGTGGAGAGATCAGGGGCCCCACATCTGCACCGGGCTGATCTCCTGAGCCCCAGAAACAAGCGGTTATACTGTTACACGTACGCCGGCGGCGCTCACATGATGTGGTAGCGACATTCCAAAACGAAGCACACAAATAACAGAACTGACGGGGCAGCCTGAGGAACTCCCTCAGAAATTGTACATGAGGGTTTCCTGTGCGTCATATTGGTGGAAATCTTAGATAGTTACGCTTGGTCAAAAGGCCTTCAGGGAAACCAGTGGCTCTGGATAAAGTTCAACCTAAAGAATACCTGCATTAACACGCAGAGCCTTGGTGCGCTCCACAAGCTCAGGCAGCCAGCCGCGAGCCTCGCCCACTAGGATGGCCGTGGACAGAGCCATGCAGCGCTGACCCGCGGCCCCGAACGCGGCCCCCACCAGCTGGTTCAGTGTGTTCTCCTTGTTGGCATCAGGCATCACCACACCGTGGTTCTTTGCTCCCTAAAAGTACATGAAAGCAGATTTTCAGATTTGCTTGAGATGTGAGACAAGCGTAAAGTTCCATGCAAAGTTCCTCCTTTGCTTTTTCTACCTGTCATCTATTCGAGTGCTTTATGATTTTActccaattaaaaaaagaaaagacaaataCTGTAAATACGATCATTATAAGACGCTTGCACATAAACAAAGTGAATTGCATCCAGCAGCCTCCAACCCAAGGTACTGGTAGCACAATCAAGACGAATGTGTTGTATAAGGCTGCCACCTAGTGTTCATCTTTAAAATGGCATGGCTTCTGTATTACATGTTTTGGCACTCACCATATTGGACTGCACCCTCTTGCCATTTTTAGATCCCCTCTCATAAATGTACTCGCCCGCCTGATTGGATCCAACAAAGCTGATGGCCTTGATGGCCGGATGGTCACAAATGAAGTTTACAGCTGTGGTAGGAAGAATGGAAATAAATTTGACATAGTGACCCCAAAAACTCAGACTTGACCAATGACGATGAGTCATATTGTGACGTCATCATCATACTGTGTCATACACTCAAACAGCTACTTTGAGTACAAATAGTAAATACACACCATCATGTTGTCCGTGGATGATGTTGAGGGTCCCGTCAGGAGCTCCAGCATCCTGCAGCAGCTTGGCCAGCAACATGGCGCACGTCGGCACCCTCTCGGAAGGTTTCAGGAGGTACGTGTTGCCACACACCATTCCCATGGGAAACATCCAAAGCGGGATCATGGCAGGGAAGTTAAACGGGGCGATGCCAGCGCATACGCCGAGGGGCAGGCGGTACGTGTATGTGTCCATGTCCTTGGTGATGGAGGGCAGAGTTTCACCAAGCATGAGTGAGGTGATGCTGCAGGCGTGTTCAACGACCTCTGTGATCAGAGAAGAAATCAAGTATAAATAACTGACTAAAAGTCCAGAGTAAGATGGCTACAAATAtccataattaaaaaataattcttAATGGCAATGAATATGCCTTTGTTAGACCTCCAACTTGATATGCTGCTAATAGAGCTTACAAAACTAATTTGCCTTCTTCCCTCACTTCTTCATCCACTTCACGATTTATTTTGAGAAGAATTAATTAAAACGTAAACATTTGCTCGCCTCTCCGGCACTAATTATATTCTGAGTACATATTCTAAATTGGCACTCAAAATGTTATGATATTTTGTGACCGAAAAGGTCAAACGGTGCAAAGTGCCCTTTGTTCTGAGTGCCCAACATAACTCATTAACCATTTGTGTAACCAGAAGTGAAAGCGCAGACccgcacatgcgcacacacgtgTTACTTACGCAATCCCCTGAACACATCGCCCTCTGCATCGGCAAGGGTCTTGCCTTGTTCCACGGTGATGGACTTTGCAAGTTCTTTCTAAGACACAAGAAGGCCATCAGATCAGTTTGAAGAGTAAACAGCCACGTATTTAAGGCTTTCTTACAATGTTGTCCTTAATGAGCTGCTGATAGCGCAGAAAAACCTGCTGCCGAGCCAAAATGGAGGTCTCGGACCAGGAGCGGAAGGCCTTGGCACAGGAGTCGACGGCGGCGGACATCTCCTGCTGCGTGGTTTTTGGTACACGGGCAATCACCTCATTGGTCGCCTGCAGTGCAGATTAACTCCATGAATATTTGAGTGGTTGATGTCAGCAGGGACCTTTTAAGTTTAGGACACCGGTTGTACTAAGGGAATATATTTGCATCAATGAAACTGCAAATCTGGGGCAAAACCTGATGGGATGACGAAAAATCAGGTTGGACTGAAGCATTACATGTTGCTGCTATGAAAGAATACTTACAGGATTGTGAATATCAAGCCACTCTGATGTGTTGGAGTCAACAAACTTTCCATCGATGAACAGCTTAGTGGTGGGCTGTGAGGAcaagttaataataataataatttaaaaactgaTTTTAGGTTGAACTGGAGTGTGCAAGGCTAATAAAGGTGATAATTGACCCGAGAGGTGGAGTAGCAGCACATTCGTCCAGCTTTAAACAGGACCTGtaaagaaacacaatttaaTGTGAGACCATATTATTGTTGCTGCCAGTACTCTCACAAGATTAATCAAATATTTGTGACATTGGACAAGTTGCAAGTGAAGTTAATCCTGACTGGGAGACGTGTGTAAACAAGTCTAAGCCCTGGTGACCTCTCACAGTTTGTAAATACTTGGCAAAGTTGCACATACTATAATGTTTGCATTCTTACCTTTGTCTTGAGTGTTGATCTTAAATGCAAGGAGGCCATGGTGGAGATGTATGTCTAGTAAGTTAACTTCCCAGGTGAGTCGAGGATGACCTCAGGACGACCGCGCTCAGTTGTCACTTTAGTGGTACTTATGCATAGGCGGGGCTTAAGCAAATATGAAGCGCACTATTGGTCTATAAACAGGCAGCCTAATTGGTTGACAGTAAGGAGATTGGCCCAATCATCGGTAGAGTATTTACAAAATCCCGCCTACAAAACGGATTTTGACCAATCGACGTGCAAAACACTTCCTATCTCTGTTTTTAATTTATGCGACCAAAACAATGTATTTGTGTCTAAAATTGAAGTCGTTAAAGTGGCACATGCAGCTTCTGGAACGCATGACAGGCGCTTTCAACATAAGCAAATAAAAAGGAAACTCGCCCCCACTATGCGATTGTCCTGTCTTCTCCTGGCAAAGGTACTTTACTACCGATTTGCGAGTTTCTCCTATTTGTTCATGGTGACTAACATAAAGCAGATGCAACACTAATATTGCTTAGTCATGGACCAAAGAGTGGGTAGGTGGGATGAGAGGGGCACATCTGATTGGCTGTAAGAGGACGCGGACGTGTCTGGTCAACTCGATAGAACTTTTGgggttttttattttgcactgtGCAAACTTGACTGAGAAGCAATGTCTGAGCAAACCAAGGTGAACTACAAGAAATGCAAAAAGATCATTTGGAGCATTCGGGATCGTTTTGATATGTAATGACGCTATGTTCTTCTGTTTTCATTCAGCCTGTCCTCCATGGATATTTCAGAAGTTCTTGCTCATGGCGGGTGCGCATTGGTAAGTACTTTCTTTACATTTCAAGCATTCTTTTTGCACTTGTTCTCATCAACAAGATTCAACTTTTTGTGCATTAGCTTTCGCCCTGAAAGGTATAGAATATGACCAAGTGCCAGTCAACCTGATCAAAGATGGAGGTCAGCAGGTACAGTTGACATGAGCAATCAAAAATAGAaaccaaaatatttgtttttagttACAAAAAGGTGTGCATTACAGCTCACAGAGGACTACAAGACTTTAAACCCAATGCAGCAAGtacctgctgttgaaattgatgGCGTCACCCTTTCTCAGTCGGTAAGCCTCACcccaaaatttaatttttttttctctctatgaCATTTTAATAATGTTTGGCTCACAACACAGTTGGCAGTAATCCAGTATATTGATGAGACCAGGCCTGGACCGCGCCTCTTGCCCTCAGACCCCATAAAAAGGGCCCACGTTAGGATGATAAGTGATCTCATTGCATCCGGGATTCAACCTCTGCAGGTGAGTATTTAGTAGTCCCTCATGATTTAAGTCACATCCCCGATAAACTAAATTATCTGTTGGCTGTTTCAGAATTTACATGTGATCCAAAAGATTGGAGCGGAGAAGATGCAGTGGGCGCAATACTTCATTAATCGAGGTTTTGAAGGTCAGTCGCTGACATCAGAGCCCTTCagtaaaatatttgaatattaaaCACATGGATATTTGCACTCATTCAGCTCTTGAGCCTCTGCTGAAGCAAACAGCGGGAAAATATTGTGTAGGCGATGAGGTAAGAATTTTAAAATATTCAGAATGCTAATGAAGAGCACGGAATATTGTGGGCTTGTTTAACTGGAGTCCTTTTACTTTGGAGATATCCATGGCTGACGTCTGTCTAGTTCCACAAGTCTACAATGCAGAAAGGTAAATTTTTttagatactttttttttttttttttttactgcactaTGCTCCTCCAAAAAATGCATGACACCTTGACCTTTTCATTTTAGTAATCTTGTTACCCCCATCTGATTTATTTACTCTATCTTTCAGGTTTAAAGTGGATCTGAGCTTGTATCCAACGATCCAAAGGCTAAATGAAACCTTAATGAAGATTGAGGCTTTCAAAGTGAGCCATCCATCATGCCAGCCGGACACCCCAGTTGAGCTGCAAGCTTAGGAGAAACTGCCACAACTTTCTACACCTATAAATAAAATACTTGGAACCTGATCACTGCCTATGGCTGTCATTTGAAACAAGCCAAGTCTTTCTTAGTAAAAACATTATCATTTATTAATATCAttattaaacaaccaagctcaGCATTATTGTGATTAATATACACACGGTTCAATTGACCTTCGGTGCAAATTACTGATTTGTTATGCAAAGTGTGACATCACACAGCTTGCAGCATATTAGCTGCTTGGAGAACATACAATATAATACAAGATAATTATGGGATGTCAGGAGCTAAAAGAAGACTAGGCTGCAAATGTTGGCTAAAATTATGCAAGATAATCAACAGCCTTTTTGTAAACATTACATGCACGTTTTGAAAAGTCCTttccagattaaaaaaaataaaaatcattagGATATCTTAACTGTACACTTAACTGTGTCATTGTAGAAGGTACCAGTGCAGTCTGAGCCACCAAATACGAGTATTGTGCAGTGGACTTTGGCAGATTCATCTTTCCTCTGCGTCGGAGAGTCTGACGATTTTAAATGTATCATGCTGTGTCCAGCGCGAGGCTTGAAACTCAACTCGGGCATTTGCACTGAGCTCCACATGTAGGTGTCTGAAGGGGAAGCAAAGCAATGAATATATGTGAAATACAGAGGAACCTCTGAAATTGAAtgcttttgtgttttttcaAATCTGGTATTCAATTTGAGGTATTTAGATGAATAAAACGATTTACCAATATTGAAGATATGCACATCTCGCAAGGCTCCGATTGCACTGCAGCCCCCACTCACTAAAATCCTGTTGTCTGAAATTGGGAGGGCAGCATGAAACCTGTTTATGTAaacacagaaacaattttgaactGCTCTTTTAAATTCAAGGTTATCAAGTGATACACTTACCCTCGAGGTAGCGGTGGTATGTTCCCGCACTTCACAGCTGTGTACTCCATCAAACCTTCACCcaggaaagaaggaaaaaaaaaaaaaaaactacatcagTATTAACCAACATAAATATAGACCAAGTACAACCGATTCATTTGTAATCTTACCCAGGTCAAGGATGTGGAGGTCATTTAGATATGTGGCAGTTTTGCGACCACCAAATATGATCAACTTGTGAGATAGAAGCGTAATTGAGTGGCTtttgaacaaaaataaaacaagttgaCATTAGgacaaatataataataataaagtcgtgAATGTGGTAGAGTGAATGACAGTGGAGACTAACCCAAAGCGAGGCAGAGGTTTGTCTCCGTCCACGATGGGCTTATACCAAAGTTGAAACTCTGGGTTGAAGATGTACAGAGCATTACTGCATGACTTTTCCCCGGAAGACTGGCTCGGATGAACCCCgccaaaaataaaaagctcCTTCTTATAAAAGGCAGCGGAATGATATGCCAAGGTGGGAACATTCCCTTGAGCCTAAATGGAAAAAAGTCTCAAGATTGCATTTCAGTTTTAAAGTAATAATAAAAACCCACCGTGACAAGCTTCCACTTCCAGGTCAGAGTATTAAGGATGTACAGCTCGCTGTAACGTTGGCCTTCCCTCAGGCCACCGTAAACATAGACGGCCTTAGATTCGGGGTCATACGTCGCCGAGTGTCCCCTGGCACAAGGAGGAGCAGGTCCAGATGTGGAGGAGCTCATTTGGTACCAGAAATCATTGTCTGCATAAGGGAAAAttataaattaaatataaatacatcGTACCCTGCATttgtgtcttaacaaaagtttgTAGTGACCTAACTCCAGCTTCCACAGGGAGTCTTTGCAGGAATTCTGATCTGAAGTTTCTCCACCAATAAGAATGGCAGTGTCAGGGTCACTGAGGCACATCGTATGGCTCCAGCGCCGTGATGGACACACTAAAACTATAGCAGATCTGTGTCAAAAAGCAGTTtaatcctttttttccctctttgtaACTCACCTTCTCTATCTTCTGTCTTTATCTGCTCAGTTATCTCTTCTTGGCTGTTCATCCTGGTCAGCCTCATTTTCTTGGCAGTCGAAGCTCGGTCGGTGCCCTCGACAGAACTGTCGGAGCTCCATGTTAAACGGCCTCGCTTGCTGATGACGGTCCGTCTGGGGGTCTTATCCTTTCAAAGCAGTCacaatttttcattttgtcattATACCTTTAGTCCCTAAAGACAGGAAAGTGTCTCTCACCGTAGGCCAAAGTGAAGGTTTACATCTTATAGCCAAAGTGCCGGTATCAACTTTATTAACCTGGATATCACTATAGCAAACACTGTCGGCCAACTGCGAAGAGTTGGGGGttacctgacaaaaaaaaaaaaaaaaattgtgtaaaCTGGACTGAAGTGGCACACGTGAACTATCTGCAAGCCAGTCATCTCACCATGTCCTCTACAACACTTTGGTGTGAAGTGCATGAGAGATTTGTGGTGCCGAGCTGTTCTGGGAACAGACATTTTTTCCGTGGCAGAGGAGTACTGCTGCTTAGGGTGATGCCTTGATCCTGGAACTATTTCAGAGAGACATACAGTCATTAAAAATAATGCAAAAGGAGactacagtgatcccttgctactttgcgtttcatttatcgcggtttcactacatcactgatttttttcccccaaattaaaaaaaaacctttaaaagtcaaaataaaatttccaaattgaggaaacatgtgtctaacctttaggacaatatagtattgctccaaatgttcgtttacattcatctagaagtccgttttcacgtgttcgcacgatcgcgaatttccGCTaagtcgttagcctgcccagtacttcttgttggtgaccgtacttcgcggatttcacttatcgtgggTGGTATTTGGAACCAatcatccgcgataaacgagggattactgtattttcttTAAAAGGGGGAGAGACGGAAAAGTAAAAGTTTGAGCATATCAGCCTGGCTGTCCCTGGCCACCCACCACTTCCATATTCAGAGGAATCAAGCACCTTTTTACACACGGTGAGAACTATCTTGCCATAAACTCCCCTCCTGCCCTTTTGTGCTGCCACCATCTCGATATCAGAGCTCCAGCCTCCCTCAAACGTCAAACATCTGCAGGGAACAGGAGAGCACCCATCCACGTCATCCCCCACGCAGTGaggcaaaaacaacacaaacataCCTGATTTGAGAAGTGAGAGTGCCAATATTTTGCCGCATGTCAACGCTGACCACGACCTCCACGGAGATGGTGGTCTCGTCGCAACTCCAGTCACCGAGGCCGAAGATCACCAGCTGTTTGGGTAGAGGCAGTGGGACGTGGACGTGGAAGCATCTTCGGTTTGATTTGCTGCACAACGACCAACATGTTTCCTCGAATCGATTGCAATCAAAACAATTGTTTGCAATATATGTTGACATACCTAATAAATTGTCGCGGCGCGTCACGCAGGGACCAAAGGACGTAAAAGTTTAGCTTTCCCATAATTTTTAAGACTCACAACTCCTCAGAAATGTAACTCGCTCTTGTTGCAACCTGATTGGTTAAGAACACGGAAGTAAACAATATGTCGCACCTGTTACCTGCTACCTATATTCCCCTTGTTTCTTCATTTTATTGTTCATTTTACATGCCTGGTGTAACTATAAAGGTACATTTTCCAAATATCCAAATGCGGGACATAATATGCAAAGCACCACGACGGGCACTTAAAAGCTAACCAAATATTTGGTTATCAGTCATAGCTGTACCAGCATGAAAGGATACAGGACTTAAAATGTATCAGACTCCCACTACAttttcatttgaaatatttacaaagcagtttttattttattttgttctttTGTGTCTGCACATTTGAAATGAACTTCAAACCAAGCATATTTCCCTTCTTATGCAATCTGATTTATACTTTTAATAACCATAACTTTTAataacgtctaatagacgtctattagaccagACGTCTCGGCTAAAACACGTCTAAAAATGGTCTAAAAGTGTAATaaatatagacgtctatttcGGTATTATAAATCCAGGAAAACTTGGGTAAACCTGGCCATGTGGGGATAGTGGAAAATAAGTTTCACCGGGATCCTGGTAACGGTTACATCACTCATTCCCTTAATGCCGCAATTAATGGAACCACGGGAGACCTTTTGTAATTATAGCCCAGCACATACTCTTGTGAAACACATTTTCCAGTTAAACTCATGCTTTCATGTACTTTTGAAGTCATTGTACTCTTGCAACACAGCAAAGTAGACAATAATCTCTTTATTGTGAATTATAAATTGTCAGGAGCATCATAACTTACACAGAACAAACGATAGAAAGCTTTAAAGTACGTAAAATGTGAAATAAGGTAGTTTGGAATGTAGCCGAACACAACTATTTAACACAGAGAACATCCACTGTGACCTTCACTCACATATAGACCTGTGCACATAGTACAATACATATAGATGAAACATTACGACAACAAATTAAAGCCAGCGACTGGACAAATGTAAATATTGAATCACTATTACATAATAAGAGCTTTATGTGATAACGAGCGGCTCAAATTgtgtcataaaaaataaaaagcacacaCTGGATATCAGCCATCACTTGCTTGAGTACATTCTTGATTTATATCTCTACTGACCCACGATACATTACAACAGATCGAGGTGAGGTTAAAAAGAAAGAACTATAAGTAACAGCAAATAATACATGAATTGAGAGCACTTCGAACATCTAGCAAGTAGATGATGTGTCCCTGATAGCCGCTACTTGACAAATCTCACAGTATATGTTTTAAGATTGGGTTTTAACGGGACGGCTACAAATGAAAGGCTTTTTCAAAATGTTACATTTGGCAACACAAGCTGAGTGGTAGAAAATAGATATGCCTATTATACGTAACCTCTTTGTTTGTACTTTAGATCATTTAAAATATCTTTTGAACTCATAATTAAGagtcatttctttcttttaagCATACATTCATTTGGCATTTTAGGCACTGTAATAAATTCTGTAGTAAAGTGTTTTATTTCGCCATAAAGAGTAGGAGTTGTCGAATTTGAAGAGGTAAGTGCCTTCGCCCGGGAAGTCGTGGCTGCCGCCGAAGACGGTCATGTGGCTGTCCTGGCGGTACACGGGTATGAGCTCAACCAGGTTGGAGTTGCTTTGTGCTTTGGAGCCCTTCTCCACATCGCCATTGGGGACCGGTCctgtgatgcaaaaaaaaacaaacattgatgTAAACCACTAAGTGACAAACTGGAAAACAATGACACCAacattaatatttaaaaaaaaaaatatatatatagctgagattttttttcttcaggggattttgtgttcttTTAACGATTGCCGACCTTCcagctcctcctcttcatcttcatcatcactcGATTCACTGATGTGCACAGTGATGGCTCGACTCGTGACGGGAGTCCAGTCAAAATAGATGCCAAAGCCAATGTCGTAGCCATCTGTGGCAAACTCCCAGCAGACCTTCTTGGCTTCTGGCATGGTGGGCACGTGCACAGTCATGATGTCGCCTCGATAAACCGTCACCATGCTGTCCTTCTCCGTTCGAAGCTTGGCCTTGAGCTCTTTGAGGGCAGCAGATGTCCACGTCGACGGGGGGTTCAAGGGCGGTGTCTCAGCTGCAGCGGGAGCAAAAAATAACAGCGGcgtgttgatgatgatgatttcagAGCATGTGTTAGGAATCAGATGAGCAATTTGtatgcactttttttctttcactatCACATATTAACCACTGCTTGCTTCAACTAATTTTCTTTGTGCATCTGACAAATTTAAAAGGACACTATAATGTGGATATAGCGTGATCCTAAATCCAGCCCTGGACACAAACTGCCACTTGAACCCAAGCCCTGCATAGATCAAAACATCAATCATGATGACATACGAACCTTTAATCTCAGTGGAGGGCAGAGGGCTCCCTGCGCTGTTCTTCTCACCCTGGTCCCCTGAGGTATGCTCAGCAGGGGCCTCGTCATTAGcctcaaaatacaaaaacaagacattTATAGCAGAACACCTCCATCAATGGGTACTTCACTGACATGCACATCAACCTACCTCTTCACGCTGCTCAGATACATCCATATTTGCTTGTTTTGGAGACTGGCTTAAGTTCATGGAGAGGTCTGTGCTTTGGAGTCTGAAGTAAACAcgttgttggggggggggggggggaatacatGAAATAAATATTTGGAGACAAAGCAACTTGTGGAGTTTATTTTCTTTGCATAGAGGTCACATGAGAGGAATCGGGATAACCTTCTGGCTCAGAGGCATTAAAATATTTCTATACCTCGCATCCATTAGATAGGGTCAAAGTACAATAACCTGCAGATCCACCTGTTGCCATTCATGCAACAGAATACAAGGCTTACTGCTATGGGATCCAGCTTTGCATGCAATTAAACATGCCAACATTTCATGCagaatatgttattttaaaattaagATCAGTATGCATGCTTTTGgggagatatttttttttttttggggtggtgcACATTGTTAACAATGTTAAATGGGTGTCTTGGCTCAATATAGGTTGGCAAACCCAGTGTGGTTTTCCCAATTGAGGACCAAGCAACACAATTTAATTAAGTTACACTAAAACTAATGTCAAATGATCCGTTCTGATATttcacaataacaacaaaaacatcGCTCACCTGTCCGTTGGGTCGCTGTCGGATTGTTTGGATGTTATTCCTGGGAAAGACGAGAAGGACAGCGATGACAGTCGCGACTGGAGCTCTGATGTCTCTCCCAATCTCTCCATGACTATAAACACGACAAACAGGGTAGTATGCAAGGCTCAGAAAGATGAAGCACCGCCCCCCACCCTGATGACAGGGAGGGCCAACTAAAGGTCGTGCGAATCGGAAACTGACAAATATAGCGGCTGttttaccatccatccatccatccattttctgaaccgcttagtccccacgggggtcgcgggcgtgctggagcctatcccagccgtcatcgggcagtaggcgggggacaccctgaaccggttgccagccaatcgcagggcacacagagacaaacaaccattcgcactcgcactcacacctagggacaatttggagtgatcaatcggcctaccaagcatgttttttgggatgtgggaggaaaccggagtgcccggagaaaacccacgcgggctcggggagaacatgcaaactccgcacagggagggccggaggtggaatcgaacccgcaccctcctaactgtgaggcggacgtgctacccagtgcgccaccgagccgccttggcTGTTTTACCAACATTGTTAAACAGAAGTATTGCACGATCGAATCAAGCGGCCACACACTTCTATCGCCACGATGATGTTTTTTTGACAGGATGCTAGCTAGTTAGCGCACGTTAGCTGGCGCAACAGGAAAAAAGGTGTCATGGCTGCAGTTGGTGTGCATAAAAACAGTTAGTTCTTACCACGGTGCGACGCCGAAACAAAAAACGTGACGCCTGTGAACGATTTGACTGTCGTCTGACTCAGGCCAACGTGAAACAGACTTTCATATCGGTGATGTCATGTGACGAGTCGGATGGAAATTTAGACTTCCGTGTTTCGGTGAAAGTAGCTCAGTAAGAGATTGTGCCGTTCGAAGGGTCTTCTCGCGATAATTTGGGATCACTAAACCAGTACTCAACTAGTCACGTTTAGGGGAAATTATTTAGGACAATCTGTGGTTTTAGTCATTTGGAGTTTGACGCATCTCACGTAAACAATCTTAATATCGAGACTTACAGCGTTTCTACCGAGCTCTGGTCCTCAAAGAGAAAGTGTGCGTCCCTCTGTTGCTATGGCAACCTAATTTTCCATTCAACAGAGTTGCAGTGTCAGCGACATTGTTGGATGCTAACTACTATATTGACATAAATGGCACAATTAACCACTTTAATTTTCCATTCATGCTTTTTAATACAAAGTCAAGAATGAACTGTACATATATGTACAATAGTTACTTTCAAATAAATCAAGTTGAGTGCAGCCCATGGCATGGGGGAGAAAATACAGAATTCAAAGAGCTAAAAAATAAGAGCAATATGTTAAGACTTTGGATCAAGACAATTGAAGACATTTCCAAATTTGGTTTGAACAGTTAAAGCAGCTACTACTGGAAACCTGACAAAGTTGACGGCTGGATATTTacctacaaaaaacaaaataaaaagctgCCCCTATCCTGTGCATTATCATTTTAGACAAGCAGTAACCCTTCAAGTTCCTCGAAAGTGCTGTAACTTCACATAACTGTACCACATCCTACATTCCTTTTCATAAATTTGCATGAAATGGTA
Coding sequences:
- the aldh6a1 gene encoding methylmalonate-semialdehyde/malonate-semialdehyde dehydrogenase [acylating], mitochondrial, whose product is MASLHLRSTLKTKVLFKAGRMCCYSTSRPTTKLFIDGKFVDSNTSEWLDIHNPATNEVIARVPKTTQQEMSAAVDSCAKAFRSWSETSILARQQVFLRYQQLIKDNIKELAKSITVEQGKTLADAEGDVFRGLQVVEHACSITSLMLGETLPSITKDMDTYTYRLPLGVCAGIAPFNFPAMIPLWMFPMGMVCGNTYLLKPSERVPTCAMLLAKLLQDAGAPDGTLNIIHGQHDAVNFICDHPAIKAISFVGSNQAGEYIYERGSKNGKRVQSNMGAKNHGVVMPDANKENTLNQLVGAAFGAAGQRCMALSTAILVGEARGWLPELVERTKALRVNAGDQPGADVGPLISPQAKQRVCSLIQSAEDQGAKVLLDGRQVKVTGYENGNFVGPTIIGEVTPQMKCYTEEIFGPVLVVLEADTLDDAIHLVNGNPYGNGTAIFTTNGATARKYTHEVDVGQVGVNVPIPVPLPMFSFTGSRGSFRGDMNFYGKQGIQFYTQIKTITSQWKAEDATLKSPAVTMPTMGR
- the gstz1 gene encoding maleylacetoacetate isomerase isoform X2, with amino-acid sequence MSEQTKPVLHGYFRSSCSWRVRIAFALKGIEYDQVPVNLIKDGGQQLTEDYKTLNPMQQVPAVEIDGVTLSQSLAVIQYIDETRPGPRLLPSDPIKRAHVRMISDLIASGIQPLQNLHVIQKIGAEKMQWAQYFINRGFEALEPLLKQTAGKYCVGDEISMADVCLVPQVYNAERFKVDLSLYPTIQRLNETLMKIEAFKVSHPSCQPDTPVELQA
- the tmed8 gene encoding protein TMED8, with amino-acid sequence MERLGETSELQSRLSSLSFSSFPGITSKQSDSDPTDRLQSTDLSMNLSQSPKQANMDVSEQREEANDEAPAEHTSGDQGEKNSAGSPLPSTEIKAETPPLNPPSTWTSAALKELKAKLRTEKDSMVTVYRGDIMTVHVPTMPEAKKVCWEFATDGYDIGFGIYFDWTPVTSRAITVHISESSDDEDEEEELEGPVPNGDVEKGSKAQSNSNLVELIPVYRQDSHMTVFGGSHDFPGEGTYLFKFDNSYSLWRNKTLYYRIYYSA
- the gstz1 gene encoding maleylacetoacetate isomerase isoform X1, coding for MRLSCLLLAKPVLHGYFRSSCSWRVRIAFALKGIEYDQVPVNLIKDGGQQLTEDYKTLNPMQQVPAVEIDGVTLSQSLAVIQYIDETRPGPRLLPSDPIKRAHVRMISDLIASGIQPLQNLHVIQKIGAEKMQWAQYFINRGFEALEPLLKQTAGKYCVGDEISMADVCLVPQVYNAERFKVDLSLYPTIQRLNETLMKIEAFKVSHPSCQPDTPVELQA
- the zgc:163014 gene encoding rab9 effector protein with kelch motifs, which produces MGKLNFYVLWSLRDAPRQFISKSNRRCFHVHVPLPLPKQLVIFGLGDWSCDETTISVEVVVSVDMRQNIGTLTSQIRCLTFEGGWSSDIEMVAAQKGRRGVYGKIVLTVCKKFQDQGITLSSSTPLPRKKCLFPEQLGTTNLSCTSHQSVVEDMVTPNSSQLADSVCYSDIQVNKVDTGTLAIRCKPSLWPTDKTPRRTVISKRGRLTWSSDSSVEGTDRASTAKKMRLTRMNSQEEITEQIKTEDREVLVCPSRRWSHTMCLSDPDTAILIGGETSDQNSCKDSLWKLELDNDFWYQMSSSTSGPAPPCARGHSATYDPESKAVYVYGGLREGQRYSELYILNTLTWKWKLVTAQGNVPTLAYHSAAFYKKELFIFGGVHPSQSSGEKSCSNALYIFNPEFQLWYKPIVDGDKPLPRFGHSITLLSHKLIIFGGRKTATYLNDLHILDLGLMEYTAVKCGNIPPLPRGFHAALPISDNRILVSGGCSAIGALRDVHIFNIDTYMWSSVQMPELSFKPRAGHSMIHLKSSDSPTQRKDESAKVHCTILVFGGSDCTGTFYNDTVKCTVKIS